One Papaver somniferum cultivar HN1 chromosome 10, ASM357369v1, whole genome shotgun sequence genomic window carries:
- the LOC113319742 gene encoding PKS-NRPS hybrid synthetase CHGG_01239-like, with product MEASMVKNMDTRGKKVDLTQCFVSDQVFDSRDALIEWCQEVGRKNMSVVVISKSRKPVQGRVARLELGCERGGVYRNHKKKTDTPTLKDLTKKRESGTRKCGCPFTLKGVWMAGDKWKVRVHCGAHNHELPEKLVGHSYVARLKKKEKQILVDLTKSGARPRQVLSTLKQRSKKNMSMREIYNARATLKLMEIEGKSAMQQILGLLSKHHYAEWHRRDKETDVLKDIFWAHPESLQLALGSHSVLMVDCTYKTNRFGSLLLRIVGVTSTGKSFTVAFIFMEAETEDHYTWALTRLKRLFSPNTLPSIFVTDGEIVLVNAISTVFPQAEWLLCSSHVLKNVSKNCKQFFESDDEFEIVMKEWTNLTQVRTKDEYAEAFCDFVLTWTSYPGCIQYLRDTWLRHKERFFLAWTKFIKHFGNTAINRVGSYHAKLKSQLGSSASTFSTCWTTMHQMICNELMDIKASFEKSLISVPHEYLLPAFKELGGYVSHRAMELLLWEHNRSEEVGLDVGVCGCVLPLSYGLPCAHEIVQYCRNSTGIPLSEIDPQWKLLSAIPVPEEHSEFDYLPQLILVRERWEKASKSERELMQKKLSEIGCF from the exons ATGGAGGCCTCTATGGTCAAAAATATGGATACACGTGGAAAAAAAGTTGATTTGACACAGTGCTTTGTGAGCGATCAG GTTTTTGACTCACGTGATGCCCTTATCGAGTGGTGTCAGGAGGTTGGAAGAAAAAATATGTCTGTGGTTGTGATATCCAAGTCAAGAAAACCCGTTCAAGGAAGGGTTGCAAGGTTGGAATTAGGGTGTGAAAGAGGTGGTGTGTACCGAAACCATAAGAAGAAAACAGATACACCAACACTGAAAGACCTTACAAAAAAGAGAGAATCAGGGACGAGAAAATGTGGATGTCCCTTTACACTAAAAGGAGTGTGGATGGCAGGTGATAAATGGAAGGTTAGGGTGCATTGTGGAGCACACAATCATGAGCTACCAGAGAAGCTTGTTGGCCACTCCTATGTAGCTAGgttaaagaagaaggaaaagcaaATATTAGTTGATCTGACAAAAAGTGGTGCTCGACCTCGACAAGTGCTTAGCACACTCAAACAGAGAAGCAAAAAGAACATGTCAATGAGGGAAATTTACAATGCAAGGGCAACATTAAAACTTATGGAGATTGAAGGTAAGTCAGCAATGCAACAAATACTTGGATTGCTGTCGAAACACCATTATGCGGAATGGCATAGAAGAGATAAAGAGACAGATGTGCTGAAAGATATCTTTTGGGCCCATCCAGAATCTTTACAACTGGCCTTGGGTTCCCATTCGGTCCTCATGGttgattgcacttacaagaccaACCGATTTGGTTCACTTTTGCTTCGGATTGTTGGTGTTACTTCTACAGGAAAATCGTTCACTGTCGCATTTATTTTCATGGAGGCGGAGACAGAAGATCACTATACTTGGGCTTTGACTCGTTTAAAGAGACTATTTTCGCCAAATACATTACCATCTATATTCGTAACAGATGGAGAGATCGTGTTAGTGAATGCAATAAGCACAGTCTTTCCACAAGCAGAGTGGCTGCTTTGCTCATCGCACGTTTTAAAGAATGTTTCAAAGAATTGCAAGCAATTCTTTGAATCCGATGACgaatttgaaatagttatgaaaGAGTGGACAAATTTAACACAAGTAAGGACCAAAGACGAGTACGCCGAGGCTTTTTGTGACTTTGTATTGACATGGACAAGCTACCCTGGATGCATCCAGTATTTACGTGATACTTGGCTACGACATAAAGAGCGTTTTTTTCTGGCATGGACAAAGTTCATAAAGCATTTTGGAAACACGGCAATAAATAGAGTTGGCAGTTATCATGCTAAATTGAAGAGTCAGCTAGGGTCGTCAGCAAGTACCTTCTCGACTTGTTGGACGACAATGCACCAGATGATATGCAATGAGCTAATGGACATTAAAGCCTCATTCGAGAAGAGCCTGATCTCCGTTCCACATGAATATCTGCTTCCTGCTTTTAAGGAATTGGGGGGTTATGTTTCTCACAGGGCAATGGAACTTTTACTGTGGGAGCATAATCGATCTGAAGAAGTTGGCCTTGACGTAGGAGTTTGTGGGTGTGTTCTTCCCCTCTCTTATGGGCTCCCTTGTGCCCACGAGATAGTACAGTATTGTCGTAATAGTACTGGGATACCTCTTTCTGAGATCGATCCACAGTGGAAACTACTTTCAGCGATACCAGTGCCAGAAGAGCATAGTGAGTTCGATTACCTGCCACAGCTGATATTAGTGAGGGAGAGGTGGGAAAAAGCATCCAAATCTGAGCGTGAATTGATGCAGAAGAAGTTATCGGAAATTGGGTGCTTCTAG
- the LOC113315224 gene encoding uncharacterized protein LOC113315224, whose translation MKMKFLPEGEVGKETVNPIERPMLEKLTPVLSAHRRKIEVFLADSSDPFVPVEPPVDWDTISIEVQDTVPNTKRLRHDAKSDSDHDNGGLQQPFLGNNQMNEGDDSSVGRDSSAGDISSGEQQLCEDWTKIGVLDCNVSYEIFRLAVI comes from the exons ATGAAAATGAAATTTCTGCCTGAAGGAGAAGTAGGGAAAGAAACTGTGAACCCTATTGAAAGACCGATGCTAGAAAAACTGACACCTGTTTTATCTGCTCACAGGAGGAAAATAGAAGTATTTCTAGCAGATTCTAGTGATCCTTTTGTCCCAGTTGAACCTCCTGTAGATTGGGATACAATCTCTATTGAGGTACAGGATACTGTACCTAACACTAAGCGACTCCGTCATGATGCAAAATCTG ATAGTGATCATGATAATGGGGGTCTCCAACAACCATTTCTTGGGAATAATCAGATGAATGAAGGTGATGATTCCTCGGTAGGCAGAGATTCTTCTGCAGGAGATATTTCTTCTGGAGAACAACAGTTATGTGAGGATTGGACAAAAATAGGGGTTCTTGATTGTAACGTGAGTTATGAAATTTTTCGCTTAGCTGTAATATAA